The genomic interval TCTCGAGGATCCGCCACGCGGTCCAGAGTCCCGTGAGCCCTCCCCCCACGATGGCGATGGATGCCGTGACGGCACTGGCCAGGCCGCGGAGGCGCTTCACACCGTCGGGGGAGGCCGTCTGAATCCAATAGGACCGCTCCCCCGGCTCGGCCGGGACGGGAGGGCGCAGGCGGTAGGTCTTGGTCATGATGTGGTGTGCTCCGGAGTGCGGCGGTCGTGGGCCTCGGCTGTCGCGTCGGCGTAGCCGTAGTAGGTGTCGATGATCCAGGGAAGCGTGCGGGTCGGCATCTGCGGGAAGCCCGCCGCGTGAGTGCAGGTGGTGGCGGCGGCCCGCGTGCCCACGCGCATGGCGTCGCCCAGATCGCGGCCATCCGCGAGGGCACCGATCGTCGCGGCGATGTAGCTGTCGCCGGCGCCGCAGGTGTCCAGCACCGCGACGGGCTGCGCAGCCTGCCGCCGCGACCCCTCCGCGTCGACGGCGACGGAGCCGGCGGCGCCTGCGGTGACGAGAGCGGTGCGCGCGCCGGCTGCGCGGATCCGCCGGCCGAGGGTCTCCGCCGCATCGAGGGAGTCAGGAGCGGAGGCGAAGCAGACGTCGACGCCGTGGAGACCGGCGAGGTCCGCCTGCGTCGACAGGTCCACGCTCACCCTCGCACCCCGGCGCTTCACTTCCTCCACGATGCCGCCGCTGCGCGTGATGCCCGCGAGATGCACCCAATCCGCATCCGTCAGTTCGTTCAGCTGCAGCTGCGTCGGTACCCAGTTCGCGCCGACTCCGAACTCCTCGTGGACGAAGCGGCGGTCGGTGTCGTTCAACTCGACGAGGGTGACGCCCGTGCGGCCTGCGAGGGTCGTCACGTCGGACGACGCAATACCCTGACCCTCGAGCGCGGAGACGACAAGCGCCGCGGCCGGATCATCGCCCACGGCGCCGATATACCGGGCGCCCCGCCCCGCGCGCGCCCAGTTGACCGCAACGTTGAGGGCGTTGCCGCCGACGAACGTCTGGTCCGTTCTGATGTAGACATCAAGGCAGTTGTCGCCGATTGCGACGAACGTCATGGCGGTTCCCCCTTGAGACTCGTGATGATAACGATATCAGAAGGGACCGCGGAAGAGCGCGCTCATTGGCCGGGATCTTCAGGAGCGCCGGAGGACGTTGAAAGCGATCTCCGAGCCGCGGTGGTACTCCTGTGCGTAGACCACGGGCGATCCGTCGGTGGTGATGCACGTCTCGGTCGCCAGCAGCCACGGATCGTACTGCGACAAGGAGAACCGCTCGCCGTACTCGGCGGGCACGTCGACCGCGCTGATGCGGGCGACCGAGGAGACGATCGTGCGTCCGTGCGCCTCGAGCGCGCGCGAGAGGGAGCCGCTCCAGTCGCGGTGCCCGACCGGACCGGGCAGGCAGTCACGGGGGATCACGTTGACGCTGAAGACGAGAGGGATGTCGTCGCCGCATCGCAGACGCACGAGACGCAGGACAGGATCGCCTTCCTCCAGCTGCAGCGCCTGCGCCTCCTCGGCCGTCGCGATGGACTCGCCGACCTCGAGGACCGCGCTCGTGACGCGGTAGCCGAGACCCTCGAGCATCTCGGTGATGCTCTCGTACTTGGTCACCGGGCGCTCCACGCGCAGAGCGCCCGCGCCGGAGACGAACCTGCCTCTGCCCTGCTCCGCCCGCAGCAATCCGTCCTGCTCCAGCAAGCGCAAGGCCTCGCGCACCGTCGACCGCGAGAAGCCGAGGCGCTCGGAGAGCACCTGCTCCGTCGGCATCTGGTCTCCGGGCGCGAGGTCGTCGCTGCGGATCAGCGCCTCGATGCTGTGACGGAGCCTCTCCGCCGTCGACGCCTTGCGCGGCGGGCGCTGGTTCGGCATATCGCCTCCGTTTCACGACACGGCCGCCCACGGCCGGACCCCTCCGACTACTCCTCCGACCATATCTTGAATACGTCGGATGAGTCCGCCCTGGCTGCGGCGTCAGCCGCAGGAGTCGGTCTGAAGCGCGTCTCGAACGCTCGGGCTGTCCACATCTTCGAGCAGGATCGTGATCGTCGGAACCTCGACCGTCTCGCCGGACTCCTCGCCCTCGAGTGCCAGGAGCGCGGCCTCGACCGCGAGCTGGCCGATCTTGCTCGCCTGCTGGCTCACGATCGCCTGCAGATTGCCGGCGCGGAGCTCCTCGACCATGACGGGTGAGGCATCGAAGCCGACCAGTGCGACATCCTTCAGCTTGGCCGCATTGCGCAGAGAGGTGATGGCGCCCTGCGCGCCGTAGTCCGTCGTGGTGAAGATGCCCGCGAGCTCGGGATGGCGCTGGAGCGTCGCATCGACGATCTGCGCGCTCTTCTCGACCTCGGTGCCGCCGTACTCCGATCCGACGACGGTGAGTCCCAGCTTCTCGGCCTCGTCGACGAAGCCCTGACCTCGCGCCTCCGTCGTCGACACGCCCGGCTGGAAGTTCAGCAGCAGGACCTCGCCTTCGCCTCCGACGAGATCAGCGAGCACCCGCGCGGCCTCCTGGCCGCCGGCGTAGTCGTCTGTCTTGATCGAGGCACTGATCCCCTCCGTGTCGGTGAGGGACGTATCGACCTGGACGACCTTGGTGCCGGCGTCGCGCACGCGCTGGATGGGTGCGAACATCGACTCCACGTCGGTGGGCGCGATCAGCAGTGCATCGGGTGCCGCGGCAGAGACGCCGTCGACGATGGGGATCTGATCGGTGGGACTGAACGAGTTCGGCGCCTGGAAATCGAACGACGCCCCGGCTTCCGCTGCCGCCTTCTCGGCGCCGCACGCCATGGTGATGTAGAACGGGTCTCCCTTGACGCCGGCCACGAACGTGATCGAGGGACCGCCCTCGCCGCTCGGGGCGGCCGACGAGCCGGGCGTCGCGCCGGGTGAGGATGTGCATCCGGCCAGCAGCAGCGCTGCGCCGAGGAATCCGCCTGCAGTGAGAGTGATCTTTCGGGACTTCGACATGAGTGTCACCTTCCTTGGTGAGTATCGATGGGGGTGGGGCTGGACTGCTGCTTCTTCGTACGACGACGCGGCCCGGTCGTGGCGTGCCGCCGGCGGTCGATGTAGACGGCCACGACCAGGACGAGACCGATGGCGAACTGCTGCCAGTAAGCCTGCACACCGGCGATGACGAATCCGTTGAGCAGGATGACCGGGATGAACGCGCCGAGCACGACCCCCCGGACGACGCCGATTCCGCCGAAGAGGGAGGTGCCTCCGAGGACGACGGCGGTGATCGCCTTCAGCGCGTCCTCCGCATGCCCCGACAGCGTCGTCGTGCCGAAGCGGGCGAGAGAGACGAAACTCGCGATACCGACGAGGAGGCCGGCGACGGCGTACACCGTGATCAGGTGGCGCGTGACGCTGATGCCCGCACGTTCGGCGGCGGGGGCGCTCGCGCCGATGGCGTAGGTGTGGCGGCCGAAGACGGTCTGGCTGAGCACCAGCGCGACTACTCCGGCAAGCGCGAGCGCGATGATCGCGATCCACGGGATGAAGCCCAGCACCGTGCTGGAGCCGAGTCCCTCGACCAGGGGCAGCGGCGCGCGCAGATCGATCCCGCTCGTGAGCACGAGAGCGAGGCCCATCGACATGCCGAGCGTTCCGAGCGTCGCGATGATGGGAGGGATGCGGGCCTTCGTGACGAGGAAGCCGTTGATGAGACCCCACACGGCGCCCGACACGATGGCGGCGAGCAGTCCGAGGAGGATCCCCGCGATCGATCCGGCGAACGCGTTCATCGTCATCGCCGCGACCACACCACTGAAGACGAGGACGCCCCCGATGGACAGATCGATCCCAGCCGTGAGGATGACCATCATCTGCCCGAGGGAGATGATGATCATGATCGCGACGCCCGCGAGGATGTTCCGCGCATTCGGGAGCGAGGCGAAGGCATCACCGGAGATCACCGTGAAGAGGATCACGAGGGCGACGAAGATCAGCCCGATCCAGATGGACTGTCCCGCCATCAGGGACCTCATCGACCACTTCGACGCTCGCGCGTCACTGTCGGTCGTGACCATGGTCATCCCTCCTCCTTCGTCTGAGGACCGTCGTCCTGGAAGCCCGCGACATCGGCGCCCGTCATGGCGGAGATGACCTGATCGGGCCTCGTGGTGGCGGTGGTGAACTGCGCGACACGTGAGCCCAGCCGCAGCACATCGATGCGATCGGACACAGAGAAGACATCCGGCATGTTGTGGCTGATGAGCACCACGCCGATCCCGCTGTCGCGGATGCGCCGCACGAGGTCGAGCACGTTCCGCGTCTGCACGACGCCGAGAGCCGCGGTGGGCTCGTCGAGGAAGATCACCCTGCTCGCCCACGCCGCGGCGCGCGCCACAGCGATGCCCTGCCGCTGGCCGCCCGACATCCGCGAGACCTCGGAGGTCACGTCCTGGATGCGCACTCCGAGATCGCGGAACAGGTCGGCGCTGGTTGCGCGCATCGTCTTGCGATCGATGAAACCCAGCGCTCCGAGAAGGCCCGGGCGACGCACCTCCCGGCCGAGGAAGAGGTTCTCGGTCGGATCGAGGGTGGGAGCCAGCGCCAGGTCCTGGTACACGGTCTCCACACCCAGCTCACGCAGCCGCTCGGGCGTGTGCGGGTGAACCGGCGTGCCGTCGAAGAGCACTTCGCCCTGGTCGGGCGTGATGACACCGGCGAGGGTTTTGATGAGGGTGCTCTTGCCGGCACCGTTGTCGCCCACCAGGGCGACGATCTCACCTTCGTTCACGGCGAAGTCGGCGCCGCGAAGAGCCTGGACGCTGCCGAAGCTCTTCACGACTCCTTTCGCCTCGAGTACAGGGATCACCATCGGTCCGCTGTCTGTCGGCTCAGACGCCGAGGATGTGGATGACGTACTCGCGGCGCAGGGGTCCGTCGAACTCATCGAAGTAGATGGTCTGACGCGAGCCCATGACGAGCGAGCCGTTTTCGATCGGGAAGCACACCTGCATCCCCGTGAGGTGGCTGCGCTGGTGCGAGACCGAGTTGACCGCCATCTGGCCG from Microbacterium aurum carries:
- a CDS encoding PfkB family carbohydrate kinase yields the protein MTFVAIGDNCLDVYIRTDQTFVGGNALNVAVNWARAGRGARYIGAVGDDPAAALVVSALEGQGIASSDVTTLAGRTGVTLVELNDTDRRFVHEEFGVGANWVPTQLQLNELTDADWVHLAGITRSGGIVEEVKRRGARVSVDLSTQADLAGLHGVDVCFASAPDSLDAAETLGRRIRAAGARTALVTAGAAGSVAVDAEGSRRQAAQPVAVLDTCGAGDSYIAATIGALADGRDLGDAMRVGTRAAATTCTHAAGFPQMPTRTLPWIIDTYYGYADATAEAHDRRTPEHTTS
- a CDS encoding GntR family transcriptional regulator, producing the protein MPNQRPPRKASTAERLRHSIEALIRSDDLAPGDQMPTEQVLSERLGFSRSTVREALRLLEQDGLLRAEQGRGRFVSGAGALRVERPVTKYESITEMLEGLGYRVTSAVLEVGESIATAEEAQALQLEEGDPVLRLVRLRCGDDIPLVFSVNVIPRDCLPGPVGHRDWSGSLSRALEAHGRTIVSSVARISAVDVPAEYGERFSLSQYDPWLLATETCITTDGSPVVYAQEYHRGSEIAFNVLRRS
- a CDS encoding ABC transporter substrate-binding protein, which gives rise to MSKSRKITLTAGGFLGAALLLAGCTSSPGATPGSSAAPSGEGGPSITFVAGVKGDPFYITMACGAEKAAAEAGASFDFQAPNSFSPTDQIPIVDGVSAAAPDALLIAPTDVESMFAPIQRVRDAGTKVVQVDTSLTDTEGISASIKTDDYAGGQEAARVLADLVGGEGEVLLLNFQPGVSTTEARGQGFVDEAEKLGLTVVGSEYGGTEVEKSAQIVDATLQRHPELAGIFTTTDYGAQGAITSLRNAAKLKDVALVGFDASPVMVEELRAGNLQAIVSQQASKIGQLAVEAALLALEGEESGETVEVPTITILLEDVDSPSVRDALQTDSCG
- a CDS encoding ABC transporter permease, whose amino-acid sequence is MTMVTTDSDARASKWSMRSLMAGQSIWIGLIFVALVILFTVISGDAFASLPNARNILAGVAIMIIISLGQMMVILTAGIDLSIGGVLVFSGVVAAMTMNAFAGSIAGILLGLLAAIVSGAVWGLINGFLVTKARIPPIIATLGTLGMSMGLALVLTSGIDLRAPLPLVEGLGSSTVLGFIPWIAIIALALAGVVALVLSQTVFGRHTYAIGASAPAAERAGISVTRHLITVYAVAGLLVGIASFVSLARFGTTTLSGHAEDALKAITAVVLGGTSLFGGIGVVRGVVLGAFIPVILLNGFVIAGVQAYWQQFAIGLVLVVAVYIDRRRHATTGPRRRTKKQQSSPTPIDTHQGR
- a CDS encoding ATP-binding cassette domain-containing protein yields the protein MVIPVLEAKGVVKSFGSVQALRGADFAVNEGEIVALVGDNGAGKSTLIKTLAGVITPDQGEVLFDGTPVHPHTPERLRELGVETVYQDLALAPTLDPTENLFLGREVRRPGLLGALGFIDRKTMRATSADLFRDLGVRIQDVTSEVSRMSGGQRQGIAVARAAAWASRVIFLDEPTAALGVVQTRNVLDLVRRIRDSGIGVVLISHNMPDVFSVSDRIDVLRLGSRVAQFTTATTRPDQVISAMTGADVAGFQDDGPQTKEEG